From Mus musculus strain C57BL/6J chromosome 17, GRCm38.p6 C57BL/6J, the proteins below share one genomic window:
- the Sik1 gene encoding serine/threonine-protein kinase SIK1: MVIMSEFSAVPSGTGQGQQKPLRVGFYDVERTLGKGNFAVVKLARHRVTKTQVAIKIIDKTRLDSSNLEKIYREVQLMKLLNHPNIIKLYQVMETKDMLYIVTEFAKNGEMFDYLTSNGHLSENEARQKFWQILSAVEYCHNHHIVHRDLKTENLLLDSNMDIKLADFGFGNFYKPGEPLSTWCGSPPYAAPEVFEGKEYEGPQLDVWSLGVVLYVLVCGSLPFDGPNLPTLRQRVLEGRFRIPFFMSQDCETLIRRMLVVDPAKRITIAQIRQHRWMQADPTLLQQDDPAFDMQGYTSNLGDYNEQVLGIMQALGIDRQRTIESLQNSSYNHFAAIYYLLLERLKEHRSAQPSSRPTPAPTRQPQLRSSDLSSLEVPQEILPCDPFRPSLLCPQPQALAQSVLQAEIDCDLHSSLQPLLFPLDTNCSGVFRHRSISPSSLLDTAISEEARQGPSLEEEQEVQEPLPGSTGRRHTLAEVSTHFSPLNPPCIIVSSSATASPSEGTSSDSCLPFSASEGPAGLGSGLATPGLLGTSSPVRLASPFLGSQSATPVLQTQAGLGTAVLPPVSFQEGRRASDTSLTQGLKAFRQQLRKNARTKGFLGLNKIKGLARQVCQSSVRTPRGGMSTFHTPAPSSGLQGCTTSNREGRSLLEEVLHQQRLLQLQHHSSTAAASSGCQQGPQLSPVPYVLAPCDSLLVSGIPLLPTPLLQAGMSPVASAAHLLDTHLHISAGPVALPTGPLPQCLTRLSPGCDPAGLPQGDCEMEDLTSGQRGTFVLVQ; this comes from the exons ATGGTGATCATGTCGGAGTTCAGTGCGGTCCCCTCAGGCACTGGCCAGGGCCAGCAGAAGCCCCTCCGGGTGGGCTTTTACGACGTGGAACGGACCCTGGGCAAAGGCAATTTTGCAGTGGTTAAGCTGGCGCGGCACCGAGTCACCAAAACGCAG gttgcaataaaaataattgacaAGACACGGTTAGATTCTAGCAATCTGGAGAAGATCTACCGGGAGGTCCAGCTCATGAAACTTTTGAACCACCCAAATATCATCAAGCTTTATCAG GTTATGGAGACAAAGGATATGCTCTACATTGTCACAGAATTTGCAAAAAATGGAGAAATGTTTG ATTATCTGACTTCCAACGGGCACTTGAGTGAAAACGAGGCTAGGCAGAAGTTCTGGCAGATTCTGTCAGCCGTGGAGTACTGCCACAACCACCACATTGTCCACCGGGACCTCAAGACGGAGAACCTGCTCCTGGACAGCAACATGGATATCAAGCTAGCAG ATTTTGGATTTGGGAATTTCTACAAGCCAGGCGAGCCTCTGTCCACGTGGTGTGGGAGCCCCCCGTATGCAGCCCCTGAAGTCTTCGAGGGGAAGGAGTACGAGGGTCCCCAGCTGGACGTCTGG AGCCTCGGTGTGGTGCTGTACGTCCTGGTCTGTGGCTCCCTCCCCTTCGACGGGCCCAACCTGCCTACGCTGAGACAGCGGGTACTGGAGGGCCGCTTCCGCATCCCCTTCTTCATGTCTCAAG ACTGTGAGACGCTGATCAGACGCATGCTGGTCGTGGACCCCGCTAAGCGCATCACCATAGCCCAGATCCGCCAGCACCGGTGGATGCAGGCCGACCCCACTCTCCTGCAGCAGGATGACCCTGCCTTCGACAtgcaaggctacacctccaaccTGGGCGACTACAACGAACAGGTGCTAGGGATCATGCAGGCCCTCGGCATCGACCGGCAGCGGACTATAGAG TCTCTGCAGAACAGCAGCTACAACCACTTTGCCGCCATTTACTACCTCCTACTCGAGCGCCTCAAGGAGCATCGAAGCGCCCAGCCCTCATCCCGGCCCACCCCTGCACCCACCAGACAGCCCCAGCTCCGAAGCTCAGACCTCAGCAGTCTGGAG GTTCCTCAAGAAATTCTCCCGTGTGACCCTTTCCGGCCCTCTCTGCTGTGCCCACAGCCCCAGGCCTTGGCTCAGTCTGTCCTGCAGGCTGAGATAGACTGTGATCTCCACAGCTCACTTCAG CCCTTATTATTCCCCCTGGATACCAACTGCAGTGGAGTGTTCCGGCACCGATCCATCTCCCCCAGCAGTCTGCTGGACACAGCTATCAGCGAGGAGGCCAGGCAGGGTCCCAGCctagaggaggaacaggaggtcCAGGAACCCCTGCCCGGAAGCACAGGCCGGAGGCACACATTGGCTGAAGTCTCCACCCATTTCTCCCCGCTCAACCCTCCTT GCATAATTGTCTCCTCCTCTGCCACGGCGAGTCCCTCGGAAGGGACCAGCTCCGACAGCTGCctccccttctctgcaagtgAAGGTCCTGCAGGGCTTGGCAGTGGCCTGGCCACCCCAGGGCTGCTGGGCACCAGCTCTCCAGTCAGATTGGCCTCGCCCTTCCTGGGATCACAGTCAGCCACCCCTGTGCTCCAGACTCAGGCAGGTCTGGGCACAGCCGTCTTACCTCCCGTCAGCTTCCAGGAGGGACGGAGAGCGTCTGATACCTCTCTCACTCAGG GGCTGAAGGCCTTCCGGCAGCAGCTGAGGAAAAATGCGAGGACCAAGGGGTTCCTGGGACTGAACAAGATCAAAGGGTTGGCTCGCCAGGTGTGCCAGTCCTCCGTCCGAACTCCCCGGGGAGGGATGAGTACCTTCCACACCCCAGCCCCAAGCTCCGGCCTGCAAGGCTGCACGACCAGCAATCGGGAGGGCAGGAGCCTACTTGAAGAGGTCCTGCACCAGCAGAG GCTGCTCCAGTTACAGCACCACTCTTCTACCGCCGCCGCCTCATCTGGCTGCCAGCAGGGCCCCCAGCTGTCCCCGGTCCCCTATGTGCTTGCTCCCTGTGACAGCCTCCTCGTGTCTGGAATTCCACTGCTGCCAACACCCCTTCTCCAGGCTGGCATGTCCCCTGTGGCGTCTGCTGCGCATCTCCTGGATACCCACTTGCACATCAGTGCTGGCCCAGTGGCCCTCCCCACTGGGCCCCTGCCACAGTGCCTCACCAGGCTGTCCCCAGGCTGTGATCCAGCTGGGCTGCCACAGGGGGACTGTGAGATGGAGGACCTGACCTCTGGCCAGCGGGGGACATTCGTCCTGGTACAGTGA